The sequence TTTCTTCGCGATAAATTCATCACTTTCTTTGTGATAAGTACGGCGTTCAGAGTGGCCAATAATGATGTATTGAGCACCAATATCTTTCAGCATTTCAGCAGAAGTTTCACCGGTAAATGCACCAGACAGATTCACATCAACATTCTGTGCGCCTAGTGCGATACGGCTGCCGGCTAATTCATGTTTAGCTTGATTCAGATAGATAGCGGGTGGGGCAATGGCCACGCCACAACCTTCAACGGTGCTCAATTCTTTACGCAGGTTAGCGATAAGCTCGTTAACCATGTGAGTGCTACCGTTCAGTTTCCAGTTACCCATAACTAATGGATGACGCATATTTATTCCTCCAACAAGGGGACACGAGGGTCAATAATAATGACTGCCCGACAGGCAGTTTACCTGTCCAACAGTATAGAGATGATTGGCGGCAATGGCTTTGCTTTTCGTCATTAATTACGGCGAGATTATGCTTCAGATAGTGACAGCTTAATCGGTTCAACAGCGAAGGTAAGCCCTTTTTCGCCATTATCTGCCACAACATAGCGAATTGCGCCGACAGGATGGGTGAAGAAAGGCAAGCCTTTACCTTGGGTCAGCAGTTGCTGCACGTTGCTGATACTTTGTTCGACCGTAAGAGTGGGCTCAAACTGGCGCATCATGGCCGCCATATAATTTACAGCCATTAATCGGGCTGTTTTTTCTTCACTGCCTTTTATCGGCAGGTAAGTGATTTGTATGGTTTTTATCTTGCCCGTACCTCTCTCCAATGCTGTGGAAGCATAGAGGTTTTCATTAATCTTGCTGGCGGCCCGGGTCAGTGGCGGTGAATCATCCTTTACCGTAATCGCGTGAAACTCACTGATTGGCAAGGTTGGATTGGCATGATTATACCGCTCACGGAATTTCACCAGGGTTAAATCAAAGGTTGGTGCGCCAGAAAGCAGGTAAGGTGCCGTTGGCTGAGTCTCTTCTGCCTGCTGATCTCCGCCAGCTTCGGGGTCGGCATGAGCGCGGCTAACCGTTGCTATTAGCAGCAGTATTGTCAGCATTGCGGTTATTTCTTTTCTCATGACTTACGCCGTGGTTTGAAGTGTGTGTAGGGGATTAAAACGGTAATTGGTGGTGATTGTCAAAATTCACTGCAAAGATTATAGGTTAGTTGCGGCGTTGAGTTACTCTATTGTGCATATCAACTTTACGTTATATCAGTTCAATGGATCAGGTTATTGATGACAATACAGCAGTGGTGTTTCTCGTTTAAAGGCCGTATCGGGCGGCGTGATTTTTGGATCTGGATCGGGTTGTGGCTACTGGCGATGTTGGTTGTTTTTACATTAGCAGGGCAAAATTGGCTTCCGACTCAGACCGCCGCTTTTGCTATTGTCTTTTTACTGTGGCCTACGGCGGCGGTGGTCGTCAAGCGGCTGCATGACCGCAATAAAGCCGGTTGGTGGGCGCTATTGATGGTGCTCGCATGGATGCTAATGGCCGGTAACTGGCAGATGCTAGCGCCTATCTGGCAATGGGGCGTTGGGCGGTTTATTCCCACACTTATCATTGTCATGATGTTTATTGACTGTGGTGCATTTCTCGGGACCGAGGGCGATAACCGTTTTGGCCCAGAGGCTGTGCCGGTGAGATTTTTGGCTGAAAAAGCAAATAGTTAATAAGGTTTGATAAAGCAAAAGGGCGCTATTGCGCCCTTGGATATGAGGTTACTGAGCTTTACCAGTATTGTTCACTGGTCATATGCCCCGGTTTACGGCGTAAATGTTTCCGCATCCCGCGCTGTTCTTTTAGCAATTGCTGGGTATCACGCACCATTTGCGGGTTACCACACAGCATGACATGACTGTCTTCGGCATCAATCTTCAAGCCTACAGCAGCTTCCAGTGAGCCATTCTCAATCAGCGCCGGGACTCTGCCCGTCAATGACCCTGGGGATTCTTCACGGCTGACAACCGTCTGGATACGCAATTTGCCGTTATAACGTTGTTCGAGCTGCTGCATCAATGGCAGATAGCTGAGGTCACGGGCAAAGCGAGCAGCATGAACCAGAACCAAATTTTTGAAGCGCTCCAAATCGCGCCCTTCCTGCAAAATAGACAGGTAAGGGCCAATCGCCGTGCCGGTTGCCAACATCCATAACGTGTCACAATCCGGAATTTCTTCCAGAACAAAGAAACCCGCAGCTTGTTTGGTCACCATGACTTCCCCTCCCACCGCCAGTTGGTCGAGGCGCGGGCTGAGTTTGCCTTCCGGTACAGTAACCAGATAGAACTCTAGGTTATCGTCACTGGGAGCATTGACGTAGGAATAGGCCCGCTGTACCCGTTCACCGTTAATATCTAATGCCAGCTTGGCAAATTGACCGGCGGTAAAGGGATCGACGGGCGCATTGACCCGAATACTAAACAGAGCGTCCGTCCAGTGTTCGATGTGAGTAATTTTGCCACTAACCCATTCAGCCATATTTCTTTCCCGTCATATGCTTATCTGATGTGATGTCTAAAATGATGGTCATATTTTATGGCATCTGGCTGAAAAATATTATCGATTAAATGTTATCTCTCTTCGCCATGGGTGCCATTGCCCAATTAGGGCGCAGCAACACGCATATGGACAGTTAACTTTACGGCAATGGTGTTTTTATCTGCCAGTCGGCCGTTTGGCAATATGTCGTGCTGGCTCGCTAAAAAATCTGAATTTGTTAGCTTATGCGCCAATAGTGAGGTGTGTCGCAAAATCCAGTTTTTCGCTGCCAGATTGTGTGACACGAAGTCCGGCTAACAATTAGTTAAGATAATGAGAAAAATAGAGAATTTCCACCTGTTGGCGATGTTGATTCTGTTGGTTGCTGTTGGTCAAATGGCGCAAACCATTTATGTCCCTGTTATTGCGGATATCGCCCGCGATTTATCAGTGCGTACCGGGACGGTGCAGCGCGTGATGGCGGCATACTTATTGACTTATGGCTTCTCGCAACTGATTTACGGCCCACTCTCAGATAGGATTGGGCGTCGCCCGGTGATTCTGACGGGCATGATGATATTTATGTTGGGCGCATTAGGGGCCTGGCTGTCGGATAGTTTGCCTATGCTGGTAGCGGCCAGTGCTTTGCAGGGCATGGGGACGGGGGTTGCGGGGGTAATGGCGCGCACAATGCCACGAGATTTATATGCTGGCACGGCGCTGCGTTACGCTAACAGTATGTTGAATATGGGGATTTTGGTCAGCCCTCTTATGGCGCCGGTGATCGGTGGAGTGTTGGCCAGTCTGTTCGGCTGGCGTGCTTGCTATGCATTTCTGCTCTTTTTATGTGGTGGGGTGGCATTTTGCATGTTCCGTTGGTTACCGGAGACTCGCCCGCAACAAACCGAAAAGCGGCGAATGCTAGCCAGTTTCCGCCTATTGCTATCGGATCGCGCTTTTAGCTGTTATCTGGTGATGTTGATTGGCGCATTAGCCGGTATTGCGGTATTTGAAGCCAGTGCCGGCGTCTTGATGGGCGGTGTCTTAGGGTTAAGTGGGGTGACGGTCAGTATTTTATTTATCCTGCCGATTCCGGCGGCGTTCTTTGGTGCATGGTATGCCGGTCGTGACGGTAAAACCTTCCAAAACCTGATGTGGCACTCCGTCATCAGCTGTCTGCTGGCCGGTTTGATGATGTGGATACCCGGCTGGTTTGGCATCATGAATATTTGGACACTGGTGATACCCGCAGCGCTGTTCTTCTTTGGTGCCGGGATGTTATTTCCTCTTGCCACGACCGGGGCAATGGAACCTTTCCCTTATCTGGCGGGTGCGGCAGGGGCTTTGGTTGGCGGCTTGCAGAATATCGGGTCAGGTTTAGCGACGTGGTTATCGGCCATGCTGCCACAAACCGGGCAATTCAGTTTGGGGTTGTTGATGTTTGCCATGGCGCTATTGATTTTGTTGTGCTGGTGGCCGTTATCCCACCGGATGCAACCGCAAGAACATCGCGTTTAACTGATTGATAATACTGAATAAAAACGGGTGAAACTTGAGTGTCGCGCCCGTTTTGACTTATTGCTCATGCTATTTATGAACCGGATTAGAGCAAGAATTCATGCAGAGCCGGGTCTTTACGATCAAGAAAATGGGTGGAGCGGATACGGCGGATAGTGCGGGACTTGCCGCGAATCAGCAGGGTCTCGGTGGTTGCCATGTTGCCTTTGCGATAAATACCTTCCAACAGGTCACCTTTGGTTATCCCGGTGGCGGAGAAAATCACATTGTCATTGCGGGCCATATCCCCCAGTAACAACACTTTACCGGCTTCAATCCCCATGGTTTTGCAGCGCACCAGTTCTTGCTCACCCATGCGGCGGTTGTCTTCGTTATCGCCTTTTACTTGATGGCGTGGCAATAAACGCCCCTGCATATCACCATCCAGCGCGCGTATCACCGCAGCAGAAATCACACCTTCAGGCGCGCCGCCGATGCAGTACATCACATCCACTTCACTTTCTGGCATACAGGTTAAAATGGAGGCCGCAACATCACCATCTGGGATAGCAAACACTTTGACG comes from Yersinia canariae and encodes:
- a CDS encoding DUF805 domain-containing protein → MTIQQWCFSFKGRIGRRDFWIWIGLWLLAMLVVFTLAGQNWLPTQTAAFAIVFLLWPTAAVVVKRLHDRNKAGWWALLMVLAWMLMAGNWQMLAPIWQWGVGRFIPTLIIVMMFIDCGAFLGTEGDNRFGPEAVPVRFLAEKANS
- the fpr gene encoding ferredoxin--NADP(+) reductase, whose translation is MAEWVSGKITHIEHWTDALFSIRVNAPVDPFTAGQFAKLALDINGERVQRAYSYVNAPSDDNLEFYLVTVPEGKLSPRLDQLAVGGEVMVTKQAAGFFVLEEIPDCDTLWMLATGTAIGPYLSILQEGRDLERFKNLVLVHAARFARDLSYLPLMQQLEQRYNGKLRIQTVVSREESPGSLTGRVPALIENGSLEAAVGLKIDAEDSHVMLCGNPQMVRDTQQLLKEQRGMRKHLRRKPGHMTSEQYW
- the emrD gene encoding multidrug efflux MFS transporter EmrD, whose protein sequence is MRKIENFHLLAMLILLVAVGQMAQTIYVPVIADIARDLSVRTGTVQRVMAAYLLTYGFSQLIYGPLSDRIGRRPVILTGMMIFMLGALGAWLSDSLPMLVAASALQGMGTGVAGVMARTMPRDLYAGTALRYANSMLNMGILVSPLMAPVIGGVLASLFGWRACYAFLLFLCGGVAFCMFRWLPETRPQQTEKRRMLASFRLLLSDRAFSCYLVMLIGALAGIAVFEASAGVLMGGVLGLSGVTVSILFILPIPAAFFGAWYAGRDGKTFQNLMWHSVISCLLAGLMMWIPGWFGIMNIWTLVIPAALFFFGAGMLFPLATTGAMEPFPYLAGAAGALVGGLQNIGSGLATWLSAMLPQTGQFSLGLLMFAMALLILLCWWPLSHRMQPQEHRV
- a CDS encoding DUF1454 family protein; this encodes MRKEITAMLTILLLIATVSRAHADPEAGGDQQAEETQPTAPYLLSGAPTFDLTLVKFRERYNHANPTLPISEFHAITVKDDSPPLTRAASKINENLYASTALERGTGKIKTIQITYLPIKGSEEKTARLMAVNYMAAMMRQFEPTLTVEQSISNVQQLLTQGKGLPFFTHPVGAIRYVVADNGEKGLTFAVEPIKLSLSEA